One segment of Gilliamella sp. ESL0441 DNA contains the following:
- the mpl gene encoding UDP-N-acetylmuramate:L-alanyl-gamma-D-glutamyl-meso-diaminopimelate ligase, translating into MHIHILGICGTFMAGIALIARSLGHKVTGSDKNVYPPMSTLLQKEHIDIIEGYDPSQLTNPTPDLVIVGNALSRGNPCVEYILNNNIPYISAPQWLHDNVLRDRWVIAVAGTHGKTTTAGMVNWILEKQGYQQGFVIGGVPGNFDVSARLGDGKFFVIEADEYDCSFFDKRSKFMHYCPKTLIMNNLEFDHADIFDDLNSIQKQFHHLVRLVPSKGLVISPQDDVNLKQVLAKGCWSEQTFTESETGWLAQRINHDASHFAVYYNSQKVGEVEYSLVGEHNMHNALMSIAAAHNVGIQPADACSALSSFVNAKRRLELCGEFNNIEIYDDFAHHPTAILATLEALRSKIGANRRILAVLEPRSNTMKLGISKDELAPSLGRADEVFIFQPEQLPWLVVDVVDACIQPAYWSGDIDLLVEMIVKSAKPTDAILIMSNGGFGGIHKKILDRLAKQQLKEQEDQDLI; encoded by the coding sequence ATGCATATTCATATTCTTGGGATTTGTGGTACATTTATGGCAGGAATTGCATTAATAGCCCGTTCTCTTGGTCATAAAGTTACCGGTTCGGATAAAAATGTTTACCCGCCTATGAGCACGCTTTTACAAAAAGAGCATATTGATATCATTGAAGGTTATGATCCATCACAACTTACTAACCCTACTCCGGATTTAGTCATTGTGGGTAATGCATTATCTAGAGGCAATCCTTGTGTTGAGTACATCCTTAATAATAATATTCCTTATATATCTGCGCCACAGTGGTTACACGATAATGTATTACGTGATCGCTGGGTTATTGCAGTAGCCGGAACTCATGGAAAAACGACTACTGCGGGGATGGTCAATTGGATTTTAGAAAAACAGGGATATCAGCAAGGTTTCGTTATTGGTGGAGTACCCGGTAACTTTGATGTTTCAGCTCGATTAGGCGACGGCAAATTCTTCGTTATTGAAGCGGATGAATATGATTGTTCATTTTTTGATAAACGTTCTAAGTTCATGCATTATTGCCCTAAAACGCTTATTATGAACAATTTAGAGTTTGATCATGCTGATATATTTGATGACCTCAATTCGATTCAAAAACAATTTCATCATTTAGTACGTTTAGTGCCAAGTAAAGGGCTAGTTATCTCCCCACAAGATGATGTGAATTTAAAACAAGTCTTAGCCAAAGGTTGTTGGAGTGAGCAAACCTTTACTGAATCAGAAACAGGTTGGTTAGCCCAAAGAATTAACCATGATGCAAGTCACTTTGCTGTTTATTACAATAGTCAAAAAGTCGGCGAAGTAGAGTATTCTTTGGTTGGTGAACACAATATGCATAATGCACTCATGTCAATTGCTGCTGCCCATAATGTCGGTATTCAACCGGCTGATGCTTGTTCAGCACTAAGCTCATTTGTTAATGCTAAACGCCGTTTAGAACTTTGTGGTGAATTCAATAATATTGAAATTTATGATGATTTTGCTCATCATCCTACGGCTATTTTAGCAACGTTAGAAGCACTTCGCAGTAAAATTGGTGCTAATCGCCGTATTTTGGCTGTTTTAGAACCACGCTCAAACACGATGAAATTAGGCATATCAAAAGATGAATTAGCGCCGTCCTTAGGTCGTGCTGATGAAGTTTTCATCTTTCAACCAGAACAATTACCTTGGTTAGTCGTTGATGTTGTTGATGCTTGTATTCAACCCGCTTATTGGTCAGGAGATATTGATTTATTAGTCGAAATGATTGTTAAGTCAGCAAAACCAACAGATGCAATATTAATTATGAGCAATGGTGGATTTGGTGGTATTCATAAAAAGATTTTGGACAGATTAGCAAAACAACAATTAAAAGAGCAGGAAGATCAAGACTTAATCTAA
- a CDS encoding L-serine ammonia-lyase produces MASVFEIFKIGIGPSSSHTVGPMRAGKAFIDELIDNGQMPVVTKIIADVYGSLSLTGKGHHTDIAIILGLAGEKPDTVNIDDIPILIKNMNQNKRLPIYNGRYEIAFSSENILFHSTFLPKHENGMTLTAYQGEQILAQATYYSVGGGKIVEDTQFGQQDQNTIAFPYPFSSAAQLLQHCDENSLSISSILFKNELQLHSQQEIINYFTLVGQTMLDCIKRGIHTEGLLPGALKVPRRANALYRQLSTSKNDNDPMIIIDWINMFALAVSEENAAGGRVVTAPTNGACGIIPAVLAYYDKFIDPVSPDTYVRYFLTCGAIGLLYQNNASISGAEVGCQGEVGVACSMAAAGLAELLGGSPEQVCMAAEIGMEHNLGLTCDPVDGQVQVPCIERNAIAAVKAINATRMALRRTTAAIVSLDKVIETMYETGKDMNAKYRETSRGGLAITVHCS; encoded by the coding sequence ATGGCTTCAGTTTTTGAGATATTTAAAATTGGTATAGGTCCTTCAAGTTCACATACTGTTGGACCAATGCGAGCAGGCAAAGCATTTATCGATGAGTTAATTGATAATGGTCAAATGCCTGTTGTAACTAAGATTATTGCCGATGTCTATGGTTCATTATCTTTGACAGGTAAAGGGCATCATACTGATATCGCTATCATTTTAGGGTTAGCGGGTGAAAAACCCGATACCGTTAATATCGATGACATTCCTATTTTGATTAAAAATATGAATCAAAATAAACGGTTGCCTATCTATAATGGTCGTTATGAAATAGCGTTTTCAAGTGAAAATATTCTATTTCATTCTACTTTTTTGCCTAAGCATGAAAATGGTATGACTTTAACGGCTTATCAAGGTGAGCAAATACTTGCTCAAGCCACTTATTATTCGGTCGGTGGTGGTAAAATTGTAGAAGATACGCAGTTTGGTCAACAAGATCAAAACACGATTGCCTTTCCTTATCCTTTTTCTTCGGCAGCTCAACTTTTGCAACACTGCGATGAAAACTCACTATCGATATCAAGCATTCTGTTTAAAAATGAGTTACAACTCCATTCGCAACAGGAAATTATCAACTATTTTACGTTGGTTGGACAAACCATGTTAGATTGTATTAAGCGAGGTATCCACACCGAAGGTTTATTACCGGGTGCATTAAAAGTACCTCGTCGAGCGAATGCACTTTACCGACAATTATCAACCAGTAAAAATGATAATGATCCGATGATTATTATCGATTGGATAAATATGTTTGCCTTAGCGGTCAGTGAAGAAAACGCCGCAGGTGGGCGGGTAGTGACAGCGCCAACTAATGGGGCTTGCGGTATTATTCCTGCGGTGCTTGCTTATTATGATAAGTTTATTGATCCTGTATCTCCTGATACCTATGTTCGGTACTTTTTAACCTGTGGTGCAATTGGGCTTTTATACCAAAATAATGCTTCTATTTCGGGGGCTGAAGTAGGTTGTCAAGGCGAGGTGGGAGTAGCTTGTTCAATGGCGGCAGCTGGACTTGCGGAATTACTGGGTGGCAGTCCTGAACAGGTGTGTATGGCGGCTGAAATTGGTATGGAACATAATTTAGGTTTAACTTGTGACCCTGTTGATGGTCAAGTACAAGTCCCTTGTATTGAACGCAATGCGATTGCTGCTGTAAAAGCGATTAATGCGACTCGTATGGCATTAAGACGAACAACTGCCGCAATTGTATCTCTTGATAAAGTAATAGAAACCATGTATGAAACGGGTAAGGATATGAATGCTAAATATCGTGAAACCTCACGTGGAGGGTTAGCAATAACGGTACATTGTAGTTAA
- the recJ gene encoding single-stranded-DNA-specific exonuclease RecJ produces the protein MNKTKIIHRKLPELLPEFSKDIPPLLQRIYALRGVSSSREIDYATRNLYNYDKLNGMDDAVEIVYSAMKNQQRIMVVGDFDTDGATSTALTVRALKQMGCQSVDYIIPDRFEDGYGLSIEVVKKAILLKTDLIITVDNGISAYEAVEFAKQANLKVIITDHHLCPEQLPQANAIVNPNLPNCTFPSKHLAGVGVAFYFMLALRAKLRQENWFNDNQITEYNIANLLDLVALGTIADVVKLDHNNRILVHQGVSRIRFGHCCEGIKALLQVAKKEGSTLSATDLAFYIAPRLNAAGRMDNMSLGVDLLLCDNYDKAFNLATDLDNLNNDRKLIEQTMHKEALSFIEKMEKKKTSIPHFLVVHHPEWHQGIIGILSSRLKDKYYRPVISFASTQDGFLKGSGRSIKGIHLRDLLDELHHTHPDLMVSFGGHAMAVGLTIHEKNLSQFSACVEALLLKRINDELLESVIETDGEINEQDFNYSIAKQLKESGPWGEGFPEPLFDGEFIIHQQRLLADKHLKLVLEPKNGGPIIDGIAFNVNRLEWPDFSIKQAKIVYHLDIDEFRGNQAAKLLIRYLWPIA, from the coding sequence ATGAATAAAACTAAAATAATACATCGTAAATTACCCGAATTACTTCCCGAATTTTCGAAAGATATACCGCCATTATTGCAACGGATCTATGCTTTACGCGGTGTGTCATCAAGTAGAGAAATCGATTATGCCACTCGGAATTTATATAATTATGATAAATTAAACGGCATGGATGATGCTGTTGAGATTGTCTATTCTGCCATGAAAAATCAGCAACGAATTATGGTTGTTGGTGATTTTGATACTGATGGTGCAACAAGTACTGCATTGACTGTCAGAGCACTAAAGCAGATGGGATGCCAATCTGTTGATTATATTATCCCAGATCGATTTGAAGATGGTTATGGTTTAAGCATAGAAGTGGTAAAAAAAGCGATTTTATTAAAAACAGATTTGATTATTACTGTTGATAATGGCATTTCAGCTTATGAAGCAGTCGAATTTGCTAAACAAGCTAATTTAAAAGTCATTATTACCGATCATCATTTATGTCCTGAACAATTACCTCAGGCTAATGCCATTGTTAATCCTAACTTACCTAATTGTACCTTTCCATCTAAACATTTGGCTGGGGTCGGTGTCGCATTCTATTTTATGCTAGCACTGAGAGCAAAATTAAGGCAAGAAAACTGGTTTAATGATAATCAGATAACTGAATATAATATTGCAAATTTACTAGATTTAGTTGCGTTGGGCACCATCGCCGATGTTGTTAAATTGGATCATAACAACCGTATTTTAGTTCACCAAGGAGTAAGTCGAATTCGCTTTGGTCATTGCTGTGAAGGCATTAAAGCATTATTGCAGGTCGCCAAAAAAGAAGGGAGTACGTTAAGTGCTACAGATCTAGCATTCTACATTGCACCAAGATTAAATGCTGCAGGAAGAATGGATAATATGTCTCTTGGTGTAGATCTGTTACTTTGCGACAATTATGATAAAGCGTTTAATTTAGCTACCGACCTCGATAATCTAAATAATGACCGTAAATTAATTGAGCAGACAATGCATAAAGAAGCGTTGTCTTTTATCGAAAAAATGGAGAAGAAAAAAACATCAATTCCTCATTTTTTAGTCGTTCATCACCCTGAGTGGCATCAAGGTATTATTGGGATTTTATCTTCCCGTTTAAAAGATAAATATTATCGCCCAGTTATTTCATTTGCTTCTACTCAAGATGGCTTTTTGAAAGGCTCCGGACGCTCGATAAAAGGTATTCATTTACGTGATTTACTTGATGAATTACACCATACACATCCAGACCTGATGGTAAGTTTTGGTGGGCATGCGATGGCGGTGGGATTAACAATACATGAGAAAAACTTATCACAATTTAGTGCATGTGTTGAAGCATTACTACTTAAACGAATAAATGATGAGTTATTAGAATCCGTTATTGAAACAGATGGCGAAATAAATGAGCAAGACTTCAATTATTCTATTGCCAAACAATTAAAAGAATCAGGTCCTTGGGGCGAAGGTTTTCCAGAACCCCTTTTTGACGGTGAATTTATTATTCATCAACAACGTTTATTAGCAGATAAACATCTTAAATTGGTTTTAGAACCTAAAAATGGTGGTCCCATCATTGATGGTATTGCTTTTAATGTTAATCGGCTTGAATGGCCTGATTTTTCCATTAAACAAGCCAAAATTGTATATCATTTAGATATAGATGAATTTCGTGGAAATCAAGCAGCAAAATTACTGATTAGATATTTGTGGCCTATCGCATAA
- a CDS encoding tagatose 1,6-diphosphate aldolase, protein MKRISRGKFTRMQQLSNQDGIIAALAIDQRGSMVKMMETAVGKDRYHVDMVYEFKELVSQELTKYVSAILLDEEYGFKGMAKKNQNAGLIISYEKTGYDANTPGRLPDVLPEDSLQRLLKKGADAAKVLVYYNPDDPQDILDKKHAFLERIGDEARAADIPLFVEPIVYDNAVTDDKSPEFAKIKPQKVINTIKEFTKNHYYIDVLKVEVPVLFKHVEGFNDNNVVVYSQKQAADYFKQASDAATRPFIYLSAGVPTKTFHQELIFAGENGAKYSGILGGRATWFEGVAVYAKEGKEGLKRWLDTIGRENVEELNKILKQYATPWYDIYGGKDHIEIIDLKLGN, encoded by the coding sequence ATAAAACGTATTTCTCGTGGCAAATTCACCCGTATGCAACAACTATCAAACCAAGACGGTATTATTGCGGCTTTAGCAATCGATCAGCGAGGTTCAATGGTTAAAATGATGGAAACCGCCGTTGGCAAAGATCGTTATCATGTTGATATGGTGTATGAATTCAAAGAGCTTGTTTCTCAAGAATTAACAAAATATGTCAGTGCAATTTTGTTAGATGAAGAGTATGGCTTTAAAGGTATGGCGAAAAAAAATCAAAATGCAGGTTTAATCATTTCATATGAAAAAACAGGCTATGATGCTAACACGCCAGGTCGATTACCTGACGTATTACCAGAAGACTCTTTGCAACGTTTATTGAAAAAAGGGGCTGATGCTGCCAAGGTTTTGGTCTATTACAACCCAGATGATCCACAAGATATTTTAGATAAAAAACATGCTTTTTTAGAACGAATTGGAGACGAAGCAAGAGCGGCTGATATTCCTCTTTTTGTTGAACCTATCGTGTATGATAACGCGGTGACAGATGATAAAAGTCCTGAATTTGCCAAAATCAAACCGCAAAAAGTGATCAATACCATTAAAGAATTCACGAAAAATCACTATTACATCGATGTTTTAAAAGTAGAAGTCCCCGTACTATTTAAACATGTTGAAGGCTTTAACGATAATAATGTTGTGGTTTATTCACAAAAACAAGCAGCGGATTATTTTAAACAAGCTAGCGATGCCGCCACTCGTCCTTTTATTTATTTAAGTGCTGGTGTTCCTACCAAAACATTCCATCAAGAGTTAATCTTTGCTGGTGAAAATGGTGCTAAATATAGCGGTATTTTAGGTGGTCGTGCCACTTGGTTTGAAGGTGTTGCCGTTTATGCGAAGGAAGGCAAAGAGGGATTAAAACGCTGGTTAGATACCATCGGACGGGAAAACGTTGAAGAACTCAATAAGATTTTAAAACAATATGCTACGCCATGGTATGACATATACGGCGGTAAAGACCACATTGAAATCATTGATCTTAAATTAGGTAATTAA
- a CDS encoding Pr6Pr family membrane protein encodes MLKRNIYLFIAVYTLFVIGIETYVYWHARLRPWQPGTPIGRIIFYYSFFTVLSNLMLAISCLFLTFKPNCNRYSFNVIRLNGLVGVIITAIIYNSILRGIHQPPNSLLRFTNESLHVVIPILGILSWLIWGPFRRINTKVIIGSILSMITYAIYIFVRGYFTHQYPYPFINIDKIGYIKALYNVSKVLLLFGGLTFLLWCIDRLRR; translated from the coding sequence ATGTTAAAGCGAAACATTTACCTTTTCATCGCTGTTTATACTTTATTTGTCATTGGTATTGAAACATATGTTTATTGGCATGCTCGACTTCGTCCATGGCAACCGGGTACACCGATTGGTCGAATAATATTTTATTATAGTTTTTTTACTGTTCTTTCCAATCTAATGTTAGCGATAAGTTGTCTATTTTTAACCTTTAAACCTAACTGTAATCGTTATAGCTTTAATGTTATTCGGTTAAATGGTTTGGTCGGTGTGATTATTACCGCAATAATTTATAACTCAATTTTACGCGGTATTCATCAGCCGCCAAATAGTTTATTGCGATTTACAAATGAAAGTTTACATGTTGTTATTCCTATATTAGGTATTTTGAGTTGGCTTATTTGGGGACCATTCAGACGTATCAACACCAAAGTTATTATTGGTTCGATATTATCAATGATAACGTATGCTATTTACATCTTCGTTCGAGGTTATTTTACACATCAATATCCATATCCATTTATCAATATTGATAAAATAGGTTATATAAAAGCATTATATAATGTGAGTAAAGTGCTATTATTATTTGGAGGATTAACTTTCTTATTATGGTGTATTGACCGTTTAAGGAGATAA
- the dsbC gene encoding bifunctional protein-disulfide isomerase/oxidoreductase DsbC, which produces MKKLVLGLALISSSVLAGNNEIANTMSKLGFGFKDITITNSPVEGLKSVLTPEGIFYITDDGKYLTQGPIYNVEGNEPKNIANSSNLDLIKTIEKDAIVYKAKNEKYVIYVFTDYTCHYCKLLHENINQYLDKGISVHYFAFPRAGAESDVGKNMQSIWSVTNRKRKAAFDKAYKGEAITPAASKVPYVTQQFNVGRQLGISGTPSIVLPNGQLVAGYVPADKLIEILKKTDN; this is translated from the coding sequence ATGAAAAAATTAGTTTTAGGTTTAGCGTTAATTTCAAGTTCGGTGTTAGCAGGTAATAATGAAATAGCTAATACCATGAGTAAACTCGGTTTTGGATTCAAAGATATAACAATCACGAATAGTCCAGTAGAAGGATTAAAAAGTGTTTTGACTCCTGAAGGAATCTTTTATATCACTGACGATGGTAAATATTTGACTCAAGGACCTATCTATAATGTTGAAGGAAATGAGCCTAAAAATATTGCTAATAGCAGTAATTTGGATTTAATTAAAACAATTGAAAAAGATGCTATTGTTTATAAAGCCAAAAATGAAAAATATGTGATTTATGTATTTACTGACTATACTTGCCATTATTGTAAATTATTGCACGAAAATATAAATCAATATTTAGATAAAGGCATTTCTGTACATTATTTTGCCTTTCCTCGTGCCGGTGCAGAAAGTGATGTTGGCAAAAACATGCAATCAATATGGAGTGTAACGAATCGTAAGCGTAAAGCTGCTTTTGATAAAGCGTATAAAGGCGAAGCAATTACACCAGCAGCTAGCAAAGTACCTTATGTCACTCAGCAATTTAATGTTGGTCGACAATTAGGTATAAGTGGTACGCCTTCAATTGTTTTACCTAATGGACAACTTGTTGCTGGTTATGTGCCTGCAGATAAATTAATCGAAATTTTGAAGAAAACTGATAACTAA
- the grxB gene encoding glutaredoxin 2, translated as MKLYIYEHCPFCARARMIFGLKNIPVEEHILLSDDSKTPQSMIGEKMVPILQKDDGSYMPESLDIVHYIDNNFGDKPILVGSQSSEISALIKQLQQYDYKLECPRYIKLGLAEFATQHAIDDFVANKTKKIGSFDECLEQTDELVMSVSKILDKLAPLIVSSVACNGRLSLDDILLFPVLRNLTCVKSLTFPSNIKAYLESMSKQSKVNLFFDKAV; from the coding sequence ATGAAACTATATATTTATGAACATTGTCCTTTCTGTGCACGAGCAAGAATGATTTTTGGTTTGAAAAATATACCAGTTGAAGAGCACATATTACTTAGTGATGATTCGAAAACACCTCAAAGTATGATCGGCGAAAAAATGGTTCCGATTTTGCAAAAAGATGACGGTAGCTATATGCCGGAAAGTCTAGATATTGTTCATTATATTGACAATAATTTTGGAGACAAACCAATTTTAGTTGGGTCACAATCTTCTGAAATATCAGCGTTAATTAAGCAATTACAACAATATGATTATAAATTAGAGTGTCCTCGCTATATTAAACTCGGTTTAGCGGAATTTGCAACACAACATGCAATTGATGATTTTGTTGCTAATAAAACCAAAAAAATAGGCTCATTTGATGAGTGTCTTGAACAAACCGATGAATTAGTCATGTCCGTATCAAAGATTCTAGATAAACTAGCACCACTGATTGTTTCCTCAGTTGCTTGTAATGGTCGTTTATCGTTAGATGATATCTTATTATTTCCTGTATTACGTAATTTAACTTGTGTAAAAAGTTTGACCTTTCCATCTAACATTAAAGCTTATCTGGAATCGATGTCAAAACAGAGTAAGGTTAATCTATTTTTTGACAAAGCCGTATAA
- the adhP gene encoding alcohol dehydrogenase AdhP translates to MKAAVIRNTCDGQVDIKDIPIRPLEAGEALVEVEYCGLCHTDLHVASGDFGKKPGRVIGHEGVGIVTKIAPDVKSLKVGDRVSIAWFHAGCGTCEYCISGNETFCRSALNSGYTVDGGMAEFCIVKADYAVKVPEGLDPAQATSVTCAGVTTYKGIKVADTKPGQWLAVFGIGGLGTLAVEYGKKVFNNKVVAISNSDSQLELCKKLGADLVVNPKKVADVGAYIKQHTGGGAHGAVVTSVTKTGFNQAVESVRPLGRVVALGLPSETMDLSIPKTVLDGIQVLGSLVGTREDLAEAFQFSAEGKVVPIVEKRPLEDINDMIDEMKAGKIQGRMVIDMKMKKRT, encoded by the coding sequence ATGAAAGCTGCTGTTATAAGAAATACGTGCGATGGTCAAGTCGACATTAAAGATATCCCAATTCGTCCATTAGAAGCAGGCGAAGCTTTAGTTGAAGTAGAATATTGCGGTCTTTGCCACACGGATCTTCATGTTGCTTCGGGCGATTTTGGTAAAAAGCCGGGGAGAGTAATTGGTCATGAGGGTGTCGGTATTGTGACTAAAATTGCACCTGATGTAAAAAGTTTAAAAGTCGGCGACAGGGTAAGTATTGCTTGGTTTCATGCAGGTTGTGGGACTTGTGAATATTGTATATCAGGTAATGAGACATTCTGTCGTAGTGCATTGAATTCGGGTTATACCGTTGACGGAGGTATGGCAGAATTTTGTATTGTTAAGGCTGATTATGCCGTTAAAGTTCCGGAAGGATTAGACCCCGCTCAAGCAACCAGTGTAACGTGTGCCGGAGTCACCACTTATAAAGGCATTAAAGTTGCGGATACAAAACCGGGGCAATGGCTTGCTGTATTTGGTATTGGTGGCTTAGGTACATTGGCAGTTGAGTATGGTAAAAAAGTATTTAATAACAAAGTGGTGGCAATTAGTAATAGTGACAGTCAATTAGAATTGTGTAAAAAACTGGGCGCAGATTTAGTGGTTAATCCTAAAAAAGTAGCGGATGTGGGGGCATATATCAAACAACATACGGGCGGTGGTGCGCATGGCGCTGTAGTAACGTCTGTGACTAAAACCGGTTTTAATCAGGCTGTTGAATCTGTTCGTCCTTTAGGGCGTGTTGTGGCACTGGGTTTGCCGTCTGAAACAATGGATTTAAGTATTCCTAAAACAGTATTAGATGGTATTCAAGTTTTAGGCTCGCTTGTAGGTACCCGGGAAGATCTTGCTGAAGCATTTCAATTTAGCGCAGAAGGAAAAGTTGTCCCAATCGTAGAAAAAAGACCATTAGAAGATATCAACGATATGATCGATGAAATGAAAGCAGGAAAAATTCAAGGGCGTATGGTCATTGATATGAAAATGAAGAAAAGGACGTAA
- the xerD gene encoding site-specific tyrosine recombinase XerD, with protein sequence MRPHNEKLVEEFLNAIWLERNLAENTIESYKLDLLALNQSLQLKNVNFITANTTHLQDFLMQRVADGYKASSTARLMSATKRFFQFLYQENYRTDDPSAVLSSPKLPKKLPKDLTESQVEALLESPNAQDPIELRDKAMLEVLYATGLRVTELVSLEISDISLRQGVIRVIGKGNKERLVPLGEEAIYWLEYYFKYGRDDLLKSGPVDVLFPSRLGKKMTRQTFWHRIKYYAILADINIEALSPHVLRHAFATHLLNHGADLRVVQMLLGHSSLSTTQIYTHVATERLKQLHSKHHPRA encoded by the coding sequence ATTCGACCTCACAATGAAAAGCTTGTTGAAGAATTTCTCAACGCCATATGGTTAGAACGAAATTTAGCGGAAAATACCATAGAATCTTATAAACTCGATCTATTGGCACTCAATCAATCGCTACAATTGAAAAATGTGAATTTTATTACTGCAAACACAACTCATTTGCAAGATTTTTTAATGCAACGAGTTGCCGATGGTTATAAAGCAAGTAGCACCGCACGACTGATGAGTGCAACAAAACGTTTTTTTCAATTCTTATATCAAGAGAATTATCGCACTGATGATCCTTCAGCTGTCCTATCCTCACCTAAATTACCAAAAAAATTACCTAAAGATTTAACCGAATCACAAGTTGAAGCTTTGCTCGAATCTCCTAATGCTCAAGATCCAATAGAGCTTCGAGACAAAGCTATGTTAGAAGTTCTTTATGCGACAGGTTTACGGGTAACAGAATTAGTAAGTTTAGAAATTAGTGACATTAGCTTACGACAAGGTGTTATTCGGGTAATAGGTAAAGGGAATAAAGAACGTTTGGTACCACTTGGTGAAGAGGCTATTTATTGGTTAGAATACTATTTTAAATATGGACGCGATGATTTACTTAAATCGGGTCCAGTCGATGTGCTTTTTCCAAGTAGACTTGGAAAAAAAATGACACGACAGACATTCTGGCATCGAATAAAATATTATGCCATACTAGCTGACATAAATATTGAAGCACTTTCACCTCATGTACTTCGTCATGCTTTTGCTACTCACTTGCTTAATCATGGGGCTGATTTGCGCGTTGTTCAAATGTTATTGGGTCATAGTAGTCTATCGACAACACAAATCTATACTCACGTTGCAACAGAAAGATTAAAGCAATTACATAGCAAACATCATCCTCGAGCATAG